The following coding sequences are from one Primulina eburnea isolate SZY01 chromosome 15, ASM2296580v1, whole genome shotgun sequence window:
- the LOC140813979 gene encoding uncharacterized protein isoform X1 — protein sequence MMGSNSSLMVSSKSSSSARKLSSSSGSIINRAKRKLSSLFCASFNSKATFELEDCPEKSLVTDTKKIAPVSSDFHDSMVESSSVLSPHMVSTSSLYENGDSSRRNNSIIDEAFEESSMINLQTSTDQTYFSNTTESLPFQPGEELVSENATNCISTAGAPDETAEITPFFCSAHDQSRSPSQGFTVSRADSDNLQHHPDVGLEYNHSDLRSLSVVSDSFPRFQFPGDDHSHVTTISSPGFIVSNSDQDLRNVLHLNELSISSNLLSSSIGERSHESRRNGGRLFWDTLSRHSFRRRSESPTILLTGDLSHPGSHMRWLFDSGGDVDYNGAGYDLDSFSARHHHRSERRRQLRSEISERIIGSVLHEGSLETTLCVSGLHPDGTCSCHSFLTAEESSTLESISRIIMLAEALFEVLNEIHHQSLSLSESLVPLPAPESLVDTFPLKYHKKVKNIERDPSNVQQCYICLADYEDEDKLRVLPCNHEYHVPCIDKWLKEINRVCPLCRHNVCDGAGECSASNLAIPS from the exons ATGATGGGTTCGAACAGCAGTCTCATGGTTTCCTCGAAATCATCATCGTCGGCGAGAAAGTTATCCAGCTCAAGTGGGTCCATAATCAACCGCGCAAAACGCAAACTTTCCTCTTTGTTTTGCGCTTCTTTCAATTCGAAGGCAACCTTTGAG CTAGAAGATTGTCCAGAAAAGTCATTGGTTACCGATACCAAAAAAATAGCTCCAGTCAGTAGTGACTTTCATGACTCGATGGTAGAATCATCTTCAGTCTTAAGCCCACACATGGTAAGCACAAGCTCCCTTTATGAGAACGGAGACTCGTCTAGAAGAAATAACAGTATTATCGACGAAGCTTTTGAGGAATCTTCAATGATAAATCTTCAAACAAGCACAGATCAGACATATTTCTCGAACACAACAGAATCTCTTCCATTTCAG CCTGGTGAAGAATTGGTTTCTGAGAATGCAACAAATTGCATATCTACTGCTGGTGCTCCTGATGAAACGGCAGAAATCACACCTTTCTTTTGCTCAGCCCATGATCAATCAAGAAGTCCTTCACAGGGATTCACTGTTTCACGTGCAGATTCAGACAACCTTCAACATCATCCAGATGTGGGTTTAGAGTACAATCATTCCGATTTAAGGTCTCTTTCTGTGGTTTCTGATTCTTTTCCGAGATTTCAATTCCCTGGAGATGACCATTCTCACGTGACAACCATTTCTAGTCCAGGATTTATTGTATCTAATAGTGATCAGGATTTGAGAAACGTGCTTCATCTCAATGAGCTGAGTATCTCTTCAAATTTGCTATCAAGTAGCATTGGGGAAAGAAGTCACGAATCAAGAAGAAACGGCGGGAGGCTATTTTGGGACACTTTATCAAGACACAGCTTTAGACGACGTAGTGAATCACCGACCATTTTGTTAACCGGTGATCTTTCCCATCCTGGCTCCCATATGAGGTGGCTTTTCGATTCAGGTGGTGATGTTGATTATAATGGAGCTGGTTATGATCTTGATTCCTTCAGTGCTAGACATCATCATAGAAGTGAAAGGAGACGGCAATTGAGATCGGAG atttCGGAAAGAATTATAGGCAGTGTCCTTCATGAGGGAAGCCTGGAAACTACATTGTGTGTATCCGGACTCCACCCTGATGGTACATGCTCATGCCACTCATTCCTTACGGCTGAAGAATCCAGTACTCTTGAAAGTATTTCTAGAATAATCATGCTTGCCGAGGCATTATTTGAG GTTTTGAACGAAATTCATCATCAGTCTTTGTCACTATCAGAATCCCTTGTCCCACTCCCTGCTCCAGAGTCTCTCGTGGATACGTTTCCTCTCAAGTATCACAAGAAGGTTAAAAACATTGAGCGTGATCCCAGTAATGTTCAACA ATGTTATATTTGTTTAGCTGACTATGAAGATGAGGACAAGTTAAGAGTTCTTCCATGCAATCACGAATACCATGTACCTTGTATCGATAAATGGCTCAAAGAAATAAATAG GGTATGTCCTCTCTGCAGACATAATGTTTGTGATGGTGCTGGAGAATGTTCTGCCTCAAATTTGGCAATACCATCTTGA
- the LOC140813979 gene encoding uncharacterized protein isoform X2, translated as MMGSNSSLMVSSKSSSSARKLSSSSGSIINRAKRKLSSLFCASFNSKATFELEDCPEKSLVTDTKKIAPVSSDFHDSMVESSSVLSPHMPGEELVSENATNCISTAGAPDETAEITPFFCSAHDQSRSPSQGFTVSRADSDNLQHHPDVGLEYNHSDLRSLSVVSDSFPRFQFPGDDHSHVTTISSPGFIVSNSDQDLRNVLHLNELSISSNLLSSSIGERSHESRRNGGRLFWDTLSRHSFRRRSESPTILLTGDLSHPGSHMRWLFDSGGDVDYNGAGYDLDSFSARHHHRSERRRQLRSEISERIIGSVLHEGSLETTLCVSGLHPDGTCSCHSFLTAEESSTLESISRIIMLAEALFEVLNEIHHQSLSLSESLVPLPAPESLVDTFPLKYHKKVKNIERDPSNVQQCYICLADYEDEDKLRVLPCNHEYHVPCIDKWLKEINRVCPLCRHNVCDGAGECSASNLAIPS; from the exons ATGATGGGTTCGAACAGCAGTCTCATGGTTTCCTCGAAATCATCATCGTCGGCGAGAAAGTTATCCAGCTCAAGTGGGTCCATAATCAACCGCGCAAAACGCAAACTTTCCTCTTTGTTTTGCGCTTCTTTCAATTCGAAGGCAACCTTTGAG CTAGAAGATTGTCCAGAAAAGTCATTGGTTACCGATACCAAAAAAATAGCTCCAGTCAGTAGTGACTTTCATGACTCGATGGTAGAATCATCTTCAGTCTTAAGCCCACACATG CCTGGTGAAGAATTGGTTTCTGAGAATGCAACAAATTGCATATCTACTGCTGGTGCTCCTGATGAAACGGCAGAAATCACACCTTTCTTTTGCTCAGCCCATGATCAATCAAGAAGTCCTTCACAGGGATTCACTGTTTCACGTGCAGATTCAGACAACCTTCAACATCATCCAGATGTGGGTTTAGAGTACAATCATTCCGATTTAAGGTCTCTTTCTGTGGTTTCTGATTCTTTTCCGAGATTTCAATTCCCTGGAGATGACCATTCTCACGTGACAACCATTTCTAGTCCAGGATTTATTGTATCTAATAGTGATCAGGATTTGAGAAACGTGCTTCATCTCAATGAGCTGAGTATCTCTTCAAATTTGCTATCAAGTAGCATTGGGGAAAGAAGTCACGAATCAAGAAGAAACGGCGGGAGGCTATTTTGGGACACTTTATCAAGACACAGCTTTAGACGACGTAGTGAATCACCGACCATTTTGTTAACCGGTGATCTTTCCCATCCTGGCTCCCATATGAGGTGGCTTTTCGATTCAGGTGGTGATGTTGATTATAATGGAGCTGGTTATGATCTTGATTCCTTCAGTGCTAGACATCATCATAGAAGTGAAAGGAGACGGCAATTGAGATCGGAG atttCGGAAAGAATTATAGGCAGTGTCCTTCATGAGGGAAGCCTGGAAACTACATTGTGTGTATCCGGACTCCACCCTGATGGTACATGCTCATGCCACTCATTCCTTACGGCTGAAGAATCCAGTACTCTTGAAAGTATTTCTAGAATAATCATGCTTGCCGAGGCATTATTTGAG GTTTTGAACGAAATTCATCATCAGTCTTTGTCACTATCAGAATCCCTTGTCCCACTCCCTGCTCCAGAGTCTCTCGTGGATACGTTTCCTCTCAAGTATCACAAGAAGGTTAAAAACATTGAGCGTGATCCCAGTAATGTTCAACA ATGTTATATTTGTTTAGCTGACTATGAAGATGAGGACAAGTTAAGAGTTCTTCCATGCAATCACGAATACCATGTACCTTGTATCGATAAATGGCTCAAAGAAATAAATAG GGTATGTCCTCTCTGCAGACATAATGTTTGTGATGGTGCTGGAGAATGTTCTGCCTCAAATTTGGCAATACCATCTTGA
- the LOC140814070 gene encoding formyltetrahydrofolate deformylase 1, mitochondrial-like, whose protein sequence is MNLLRKLSPQGHAFARKSFTSLKLPGKSLDDITSPSLIHGIHVFHCPDEVGIVAKLSECIASRGGNILNADIFVPEKESVFYARSGFVFDPAKWPRMQMDKDFLKLSKTFNAMRSVVRVPNLDPKYKISVLASKQDHCLVDLLHGWQDGRLPVHITSVISNHDRGPNTHVLRFLERHGIPYHFLDTTKEDKSEGDILNLVKDTDFLVLARYMQVLSGSFLKSYGKDIINIHHGLLPSFKGGNPSKQAFEAGVKLIGATSHFVTEELDEGPIIEQMVERVSHRDNLRSFVQKSENLEKQCLSQAIKSYCELRVLPYEKNRTVVF, encoded by the exons ATGAACCTCCTTCGAAAATTATCCCCACAGGGTCATGCATTTGCGAGGAAGTCCTTCACATCTCTCAAGCTCCCCGGCAAATCCCTGGATGATATCACCTCTCCTTCTCTAATCCATGGTATTCATGTATTCCATTGCCCA GATGAAGTCGGAATTGTGGCTAAATTATCGGAATGCATAGCTTCAAGGGGCGGCAACATTCTGAATGCTGATATCTTTGTCCCAGAAAAAGAAAGTGTTTTCTATGCCAGAAG TGGGTTTGTCTTTGACCCTGCTAAATGGCCACGGATGCAAATGGATAAGGATTTCTTAAAGCTATCAAAGACGTTTAATGCAATGAGATCTGTTGTTCGGGTGCCCAACCTGGATCCTAAATATAAGATTTCAGTTTTAGCTTCAAAGCAG GATCACTGCCTTGTTGATTTGTTACATGGATGGCAGGATGGAAGGCTTCCAGTTCATATTACATCAGTCATAAG CAATCATGATCGAGGTCCAAACACCCATGTGCtgagatttcttgaaagacatGGAATCCCTTACCATTTTTTGGACACAACTAAAGAAGACAAAAGTGAAGGAGATATCTTGAATTTGGTGAAAGATACTGACTTTCTCGTGCTTGCTAGATACATGCAG GTATTGTCTGGAAGTTTCTTAAAGAGCTATGGGAAGGATATTATTAACATTCACCACGGCCTATTGCCCTCTTTCAAGGGTGGGAATCCATCTAAGCAG GCCTTTGAAGCTGGTGTGAAATTGATTGGTGCAACAAGTCATTTTGTCACTGAAGAACTAGATGAAGGCCCAATAATTGAACAAATG GTGGAGAGAGTTTCTCACCGGGATAACCTGCGGAGTTTCGTACAGAAATCTGAGAACCTGGAGAAACAATGTCTTTCACAAGCGATAAAGTCATACTGTGAGCTGCGAGTTTTGCCTTACGAGAAAAACAGGACTGTTGTATTTTGA
- the LOC140814101 gene encoding E3 ubiquitin-protein ligase ATL4-like has protein sequence MSTPLSPPPTAVISQVPPPYVDAAESSTSTSTSIILVIIIIASSVILSASIYILLRLLSCRFHRAFSTADDLVSLRGFSNRQNCHAPSSSVLDSLPLFTFSSVTGNLTGGDCAVCLSKFEPHDQLRLLPLCCHAFHAACIDTWILSNQTCPLCRSTVLPSDADVLDKILSSENRGTRDNSFRNGNSGSFRIEIGSVSRRRSEAEDMNGQRQSYSIGSFEYVVGDNGYEVPAESTAHRRGISDCTSVDKDSSVGVPTHEPPGDVLAAEVSSGRNWLRDYVDRLTSVSISRTMSFRSSGRFFSSSSRRSDPVSAAPEDLEANSVGEEISELFRWLSGI, from the coding sequence ATGTCAACTCCATTATCGCCGCCGCCGACCGCCGTCATCTCTCAAGTGCCGCCACCGTACGTTGACGCAGCAGAGTCTTCCACTTCAACTTCAACTTCCATTATTCTGGTTATCATAATAATCGCTTCCTCTGTTATACTCTCTGCCTCCATATACATTCTGCTCCGCTTACTTTCCTGCCGATTCCACCGAGCATTCTCCACGGCCGATGATCTAGTCTCGCTACGTGGTTTCTCCAACCGACAGAATTGCCACGCGCCGTCGAGCAGTGTACTCGATTCATTGCCACTGTTCACGTTCAGTTCCGTGACCGGTAACCTCACCGGCGGAGACTGTGCAGTTTGCTTGTCGAAATTCGAGCCCCATGATCAGCTCCGTTTGTTACCTCTCTGCTGTCACGCGTTCCACGCTGCTTGTATCGATACCTGGATACTCTCCAACCAAACATGTCCTCTCTGCAGGTCCACCGTGCTCCCCTCCGACGCAGATGTGCTCGATAAAATCCTCTCGTCCGAAAACCGCGGCACTAGGGATAACAGTTTCAGGAACGGAAACAGCGGGAGCTTTCGGATTGAGATCGGGAGTGTCAGTCGCCGCAGGAGCGAGGCGGAGGATATGAATGGACAGCGGCAGTCATATTCAATAGGTTCCTTCGAGTACGTTGTCGGTGACAACGGATACGAGGTTCCTGCAGAGTCCACCGCTCACAGGAGAGGAATCTCAGATTGCACCTCCGTGGATAAAGATTCATCGGTTGGAGTTCCGACACATGAGCCTCCGGGGGATGTTTTGGCGGCGGAGGTTTCAAGCGGCCGGAACTGGCTAAGAGACTACGTGGACCGGCTGACTTCCGTTTCTATCTCTCGTACAATGTCGTTTAGGAGCTCCGGTAGATTCTTCTCCAGCAGCAGTCGCCGTAGTGATCCTGTCTCCGCTGCCCCCGAGGATCTAGAGGCGAACAGTGTCGGAGAGGAAATCAGCGAGCTCTTCAGGTGGCTTTCAgggatttaa